The segment ACAATGCGGAACGTCTTCCAACCAATCCTGATTGGCAATCCCGCTTCTTTGAGTTCCTGGATACGCTGCCGGATACATGCGCACTGGTCTTCATCGAAAATTCTGAGTATTACCGGAACAAGAAGAAGAAATACGAGTCTTCTTCACCGATCTTTCAATGGGCACAAGACCATCCGGAATCCACATACGTCCAGGCATATTTCGTTCCAAGGGATGCGGCATTTGTTTCCTGGCTGCGGAATCGCTGTCAGATGATGGGCGGAGAAATTGAACAGTCTGCTGCTCAACTCCTCGCCGACTGGGTTTCCGAAGATCCGTTCCTTTCAAATGAGGAGCTCGCAAAATTACTCGATTTCGTAGATCGTGCCCGTCCTATAGAAGTGGAAGACGTTCAGCAATTAACCCCCTATCGCGGCCATACTCTCTCGCGAGGCATTGGATGCGGGCGATTCACCAAAGCAATCACTTCCCAAAAATACGCCCGATTTTGTGATTAATAAAATCAGTGCACAGGCGAAGAAGTTTTCGATGGAACTACTTGAGCGGATCTACCACGAACTCCTCGAGATCGATTTGGCAAGTAAATTTGGGGGTCTCGATCTGGCCATCTCACTCGATTCATTCATCGCAAAATACTGCAGCTGAGTTAAGCAGCGATCGTTCCCGATCAAATTCAAAACCCAGTTCCTCTATAAATATCCTTACTCTTCTTCGATTCCCAACCAGAAGTGATCCGGAAGGACGGAGGAACTTCGTTCGATACGCACTCCCGCGATACGCTTGTTGGCGCCGTCTTCGATCGTGGTCGGGTGAGAAACACATATTTCGGGCGCAGATCCATACTTATTTCGATAATACGTTACGGCACGTACGTTCAATACGATGATTCAGGTCGGTTTCCCGATCGGCATCGAACCACAACATTCCGATCTTCATCTAAACCCTCCAGACAGCCGCAAAAAAGCGTCCCCTCAAATTCGTATAGCTTGACTTCTCCAGCATCCATAGAGCCTCAGCAGAAATACGCTGGTCCTTCTTGGGATCGAATCCGCGATTTTTCCCTCAAATACCAGATCGACCTTGTAATCATTCAGTAAGGTCATCTCCGGCTGGGGTATCCATCCACTCGAATATCCGCGTCTGTGGAGATCTGGTCTCATCAACCTGCGATTCGTTCGATAACAAATCATCCAATATTGCCCGAACGTCGAGCGTATCCGCACCGGACGCCGTGCAGTCGAGAAGCGGCACCTCACAGCGTGTCGCCGCCAGAAAGAGA is part of the Anaerolineales bacterium genome and harbors:
- the holA gene encoding DNA polymerase III subunit delta, with amino-acid sequence MGASTPTVYLFYGNDKLTINETIASMRVKLGDPSTADMNLQRFSGSELDMSDLIQSCTVAPFIAHRRLTIVDNAERLPTNPDWQSRFFEFLDTLPDTCALVFIENSEYYRNKKKKYESSSPIFQWAQDHPESTYVQAYFVPRDAAFVSWLRNRCQMMGGEIEQSAAQLLADWVSEDPFLSNEELAKLLDFVDRARPIEVEDVQQLTPYRGHTLSRGIGCGRFTKAITSQKYARFCD